A stretch of Pleuronectes platessa chromosome 24, fPlePla1.1, whole genome shotgun sequence DNA encodes these proteins:
- the LOC128430903 gene encoding gap junction gamma-1 protein, with product MSWSFLTRLLDEISNHSTFVGKIWLTVLIVFRIVLTAVGGETIYYDEQSKFVCNTQQPGCENVCYDAFAPLSHVRFWIFQVIMITTPTIMYLGFAMHKIARMDDSEYRPSCGPRKRRMPIVSRGAVRDYEEAEDNGEEDPMIAEEIEPDKPDKPEKTAEKKHDGRRRISRDGLMKVYICQLLWRSSFEVGFLFGQYILYGFEVIPSYVCTRSPCPHTVDCFVSRPTEKTIFLLVMYVVSFLCLLLTLLEILHLGIGGIRDSFRRRATLNPRASLPLSSGSLPTAPPGYHATMKKEKLKKALRHSPIADSGRESFGDVASTSRELERLRRHLKLAHQHLDLAYQAEEGSPSRSSSPEVNVPAQSAAEQNRLNFAQEKQGEASEKGIHA from the exons ATGAGCTGGAGCTTCCTCACCCGTCTGCTGGACGAGATCTCCAACCACTCCACCTTCGTGGGGAAGATCTGGCTGACGGTGCTCATCGTGTTCCGCATCGTGCTGACGGCGGTCGGCGGTGAAACCATCTACTACGATGAGCAGAGTAAATTCGTGTGCAACACGCAGCAGCCCGGGTGTGAGAACGTGTGCTACGACGCCTTCGCGCCGCTGTCACACGTTCGATTCTGGATCTTTCAG GTCATCATGATCACCACCCCGACCATCATGTACCTGGGATTCGCCATGCACAAGATCGCCCGCATGGACGACAGCGAGTACCGGCCCAGCTGCGgcccgaggaagaggaggatgcccATCGTCAGCCGAGGAGCCGTCCGCGACTACGAGGAGGCGGAGGACAACGGGGAGGAGGACCCGATGATCGCCGAGGAGATCGAACCCGACAAACCCGACAAACCAGAGAAAA ctgcagagaagaaGCACGACGGCCGGCGGAGGATCAGCCGGGACGGCCTGATGAAGGTCTACATCTGCCAGCTGCTGTGGCGCTCGTCCTTCGAGGTGGGCTTCCTGTTCGGTCAGTACATCCTGTACGGCTTCGAGGTGATCCCCTCCTACGTGTGCACCCGCTCCCCGTGCCCGCACACCGTGGACTGCTTCGTGTCGCGCCCCACGGAGAAGACCATCTTCCTGCTGGTGATGTACGTGGTGTCCTTCCTCTGCCTGCTCCTCACCCTCCTGGAAATCCTCCACCTGGGGATCGGCGGGATCCGCGACAGCTTCCGCCGGCGGGCCACCCTCAACCCCCGAGCCTCGCTGCCGCTCTCCTCGGGCTCCCTGCCCACGGCGCCGCCAGGATACCACGCCACCATGAAGAAGGAGAAACtaaaaaaagccttgaggcattCGCCCATTGCCGACTCCGGGAGGGAGAGTTTCGGGGACGTGGCGAGCACGTCCCGGGAGCTGGAGCGGCTGAGGAGGCACCTGAAGCTGGCCCACCAGCACCTGGACCTGGCCTACCAGGCGGAGGAGGGCAGCCCGTCACGGAGCAGCAGCCCGGAGGTCAACGTGCCGGCACAGAGCGCCGCCGAGCAGAACCGCCTCAACTTCGCCCAGGAGAAGCAGGGAGAGGCCAGCGAGAAAG GAATACATGCCTGA
- the inha gene encoding inhibin alpha chain, producing MVSCALVLVPLWILGLSGGCRAEELPREVVLSWFSGRVLEGLGLEEPPLASAQGPDVDPAQQGGARPLHVRPPRSRRTWEDQWTSPTQDKSQIILFPSSDSSCGSETSSSHFTYYFQPSLSEQEVVVTAAHFWFYAGEGGNMSAPLFILTSAPQLLQAAEAPSQRSPDGWTTYDLERPALASVAQGPFILQVRCAACECHADQPDKTPFLDLTAQPRARVKSRRHAPLSIPWSPSAVDLLQRPSVERPEHSDCQRAHVEISFKELGWDNWIVHPTALTFYYCHGNCSAGDRTTASLGIRQCCAPVPGSMRSLRITTTSDGGYSFKYETLPNIIPEECTCI from the exons ATGGTGTCCTGCGCACTGGTCCTGGTTCCTCTCTGGATCCTCGGTCTGAGTGGAGGCTGCCGGGCCGAGGAGCTGCCCAGGGAGGTCGTGTTGTCCTGGTTCAGTGGTCGGGTTCTGGAGGGCCTCGGGCTGGAAGAGCCTCCCCTGGCCTCGGCGCAGGGCCCCGATGTGGACCCGGCCCAGCAGGGGGGAGCGAGGCCCCTGCATGTGAGGCccccgaggagcaggaggaccTGGGAGGACCAGTGGACCAGTCCCACCCAGGACAAGTCCCAGATTATTCTCTTCCCTAGTTCTG ACTCGTCTTGTGGCTCagaaaccagcagcagccacttCACGTATTATTTCCAGCCGTCGCTGAGCGAGCAGGAGGTCGTGGTCACCGCCGCCCACTTCTGGTTCTACGCCGGTGAAGGAGGCAACATGTCCGCTccgctcttcatcctcacctcagcgccgcagctcctccaggccgCGGAGGCCCCGTCTCAGAGGAGCCCAGACGGGTGGACCACCTACGACCTGGAGCGGCCGGCGCTGGCCTCTGTGGCTCAGGGTCCCTTCATCCTCCAGGTCCGCTGTGCGGCCTGCGAGTGCCACGCCGACCAACCAGACAAGACGCCCTTCCTCGACCTGACCGCTCAGCCACGTGCTCGGGTCAAATCTCGCCGCCATGCGCCGCTCAGCATTCCCTGGTCTCCCTCTGCCGTGGACCTGCTGCAGCGCCCCTCTGTGGAGAGACCGGAGCACAGCGACTGCCAGCGAGCGCACGTGGAGATCAGCTTCAAGGAGCTGGGCTGGGACAACTGGATCGTCCATCCCACCGCGCTGACCTTCTACTACTGCCACGGGAACTGCTcggccggggatcgaaccaccgccTCGCTGGGCATCAGGCAGTGCTGCGCCCCGGTGCCGGGGAGCATGAGGTCCCTGAGGATCACCACCACGTCCGACGGGGGATACTCGTTCAAGTACGAGACGCTGCCCAACATAATACCTGAAGAGTGTACTTGTATCTGA